One window of the Podospora pseudocomata strain CBS 415.72m chromosome 7, whole genome shotgun sequence genome contains the following:
- a CDS encoding hypothetical protein (COG:I; EggNog:ENOG503NWZ8), protein MDSPPQPSGPSRRHVSPSSLSPSSQTVHISSSTTTRTAPPRNNPLLPTPTELALLSIYPLLLIFGTFFAVLSPDVQSSTYNPLTQSHDQGSLSPSYFARKNNLFNVLFVKRGWGWITFSFFLFIFTHPAVRTSAQKSRATIRWAVVTAWWVFVTQWFFGPAIIDRGFRFTGGKCQVKMAEISEKDAGDVGVKEVFTAAACKSAGGRWSGGHDISGHVFLLVLGSCFLLQEVGWVVGRWVRFVREERAVVMADGAVKGATAEVEREVRYQGEDVGRGTGVMEGLGHGGKVAVGVVGLCAWMLLMTAIYFHTWFEKLTGLLVALTALYTTYILPRNVPALRSIIGLPGI, encoded by the exons ATGgactcaccaccacagccctcCGGCCCCTCCCGCCGACAcgtctccccttcttccctctccccctcctcccaaacagtccacatctcctcctcaacaacaacccgaACCGCGCCACCAagaaacaaccccctcctccccaccccaaccgAGCTCGCCCTCCTGAGCAtctaccccctcctcctcatcttcggcACCTTTTTCGCCGTCTTATCTCCAGACGTCCAATCCTCCACctacaaccccctcacccaatCCCACGACCAgggctccctctccccatcctaCTTTGCCCGCAAAAATAACCTTTTCAACGTCCTCTTTGTGAAGCGCGGGTGGGGGTGGATAacattttctttcttcctctttaTTTTCACGCACCCCGCTGTCAGGACATCGGCGCAAAAGAGCCGGGCGACGATACgatgggcggtggtgacggcgTGGTGGGTGTTTGTGACGCAGTGGTTTTTTGGGCCGGCGATTATCGATAGGGGGTTTAGGTTTACGGGGGGGAAGTGTCAGGTTAAGATGGCGGAGATTTCGGAGAAGGATGCGGGGGATGTGGGTGTCAAGGAGGTTTTTACTGCGGCGGCGTGCAAGAgtgctggggggaggtggtcggGGGGCCATGATATCTCGGGGCATgtgtttttgttggtgttggggagttgttttttgttgcaggaggttgggtgggttgttggaaggtgggtgaggtttgtgagggaggagagggcggttgTGATGGCTGATGGGGCGGTTAAGGGGGCGAcggcggaggtggagagggaggtgaggtatcagggggaggatgtggggagggggacgggggtgatggaggggttggggcatggggggaaggtggcggtgggagtggtggggttgtgtgcttggatgttgttgatgacggcGATTTATTTCCATACTTGGTTTGAGAAG CTCACTGGGCTGCTTGTCGCCTTGACGGCTCTGTACACTACGTATATTCTCCCCCGGAACGTGCCCGCCCTCAGGAGCATCATTGGGTTGCCCGGGATTTGA
- a CDS encoding hypothetical protein (EggNog:ENOG503P4ED; COG:S), whose translation MPLWLIYHPPQTFTTPESKSALVKSITSIYTSSGLPAFYVVINFIPLSPDDNTFIGGEPSSARSKPFIRFVAEHIAVHVSQNPGRQERTIKRIDDALRPHVEEKGYDWEWHVDETPRALWKINGFVPPPFGSKAEKEWAELNRPVPWEEDEKEGNQRSDRRYVVSM comes from the exons ATGCCCCTCTGGCTCAtctaccaccccccccaaaccttcaccacccccgaaTCCAAATCCGCCCTCGTCAAATCCATAACCTCAATCtacacctcctccggcctccCCGCCTTCTACGTAGTCATCAACttcatccccctctcccccgatGACAACACCTTCATCGGCGGGGAGCCCTCCTCTGCTCGATCCAAACCCTTCATCCGCTTTGTAGCCGAGCACATCGCCGTCCACGTCAGTCAAAACCCCGGCCGTCAAGAGCGAACAATCAAGCGGATCGACGACGCTTTGCGACCGCATGTAGAGGAGAAGGGGTATGACTGGGAGTGGCACGTTGACGAGACGCCTAGGGCGTTGTGGAAGATCAATGGCTTTGTTCCGCCTCCTT TTGGGagcaaggccgagaaggagtgGGCTGAGTTGAACAGGCCGGTGccgtgggaggaggacgaaaagGAGGGAAACCAAAGGAGTGATCGGAGGTATGTGGTATCGATGTGA
- a CDS encoding hypothetical protein (COG:S; EggNog:ENOG503NXUP) has protein sequence MVRKVASTILRVDSNETIIRALGLDSPEQELSRESFLQQWRTYGFLVKTFQESQAFSGANLGLLNGKIVPDTSSLLDDPREHAEVIHADHRNMTKFSGRDDPNYLKVLGEIQRGINSASVKSNLNISEEEKKECLGSLYYEALFSRQRTIKNAIPKTREWFYHSSVFQTWYSRKRASTDRGLLRLKGKPGAGKSTVMKYALGQLECLEGSRSNVASFYFNARGNAMEKSPLGLLRSVLHQLCLQDCQILAKFSQTYQRRQSCDGGSYLPWSELELESFFEKAFKESSTRRTFIFIDALDECSEESVREAVYFIDRLAQTALEGEVLLNICLSSRHYPAIRIPNCPEVVVEAHNDSDISTYIRDKLRFIPASERNEAHAIQAFLEEMASGVFLWVVLVVELVVRDINSGQPMSKVAKRVKGVPKDMEDLYHQLFRSLTPDELTFSVPLIQWVLLHKDYLPRTGNGYSSDAPPKIPRTRADGGI, from the exons ATGGTCAGAAAGGTCGCCAGCACCATCCTGAGAGTGGACAGTAACGAGACAATTATTCGAGCTCTGGGCCTTGATTCACCAGAGCAAGAACTCTCCCGGGAGTCATTTCTCCAACAATGGCGCACATATGGGTTTCTGGTCAAAACCTTTCAGGAAAGCCAAGCCTTTTCGGGTGCGAACCTCGGTCTTTTGAATGGAAAG ATAGTGCCGGATACATCGTCGTTACTCGATGACCCCCGAGAGCATGCAGAAGTTATACATGCAGACCATCGAAACATGACCAAATTCAGCGGGCGAGATGATCCAAATTACCTCAAGGTGCTGGGAGAAATCCAAAGGGGGATAAACTCCGCCAGTGTCAAGTCGAATTTGAACATatctgaggaggagaaaa AGGAGTGTTTGGGCAGTCTCTACTATGAAGCATTGTTTAGCAGACAACGGACGATCAAGAATGCCATACCAAAAACACGCGAGTGGTTTTACCATTCCAGTGTTTTCCAAACTTGGTACTCGAGAAAGAGAGCTTCAACCGACCGCGGGCTTCTGCGGTTGAAAGGAAAGCCAGGAGCTGGAAAATCCACGGTGATGAAATACGCACTTGGTCAGCTGGAATGTCTTGAGGGGAGTCGCAGCAATGTCGCGAGCTTCTACTTCAATGCTCGCGGGAATGCCATGGAAAAGTCGCCTCTTGGTCTCCTTCGGTCAGTCCTCCACCAACTATGCCTCCAGGACTGTCAAATCTTGGCTAAATTCTCCCAGACCTACCAGAGAAGGCAGAGTTGCGATGGTGGCAGTTATCTTCCATGGTcagagctggagctggagagcTTTTTTGAGAAAGCATTCAAAGAAAGCAGTACCCGGCGCACGTTCATCTTCATTGATGCTCTTGATGAGTGCAGCGAAGAAAGCGTACGCGAAGCCGTCTACTTCATTGATCGGCTTGCACAAACCGCATTGGAAGGCGAAGTCTTGCTCAACATCTGCCTCTCAAGCAGACATTATCCGGCCATCAGGATTCCCAACTGCCCAGAAGTCGTTGTCGAGGCGCACAATGACTCTGATATCTCAACATACATCCGAGACAAGTTGCGTTTTATCCCCGCTAGCGAGAGAAACGAAGCACATGCGATCCAAGCGTTCCTGGAGGAAATGGCGTCAGGTGTTTTTCTCTGGGtcgttttggtggtggagcttGTTGTGCGAGATATCAATTCCGGACAACCCATGAGCAAAGTGGCCAAGAGAGTGAAGGGTGTACCGAAAGACATGGAGGACTTATACCACCAACTCTTCCGCAGCCTCACCCCTGACGAGCTTACATTCTCCGTGCCCCTCATTCAATGGGTCCTACTTCATAAGGACTACTTGCCACGAACCGGAAACGGTTACTCTTCAGACGCCCCTCCCAAGATTCCCAGAACCCGAGCTGACGGAGGAATTTGA
- a CDS encoding hypothetical protein (EggNog:ENOG503NX3N; COG:V), which produces MALRIFITGGTGFIGSQVVLDALKAGHQLRLSVRREAQVEEVKARFPQHASKLDFAVIPNIDNAEAIRSALSNDINAIFHLASPVPGKVDDFKTEYLQPAVAGTEAILNAAAETPTVKRVIIMSSILALMPPDSMNTPGLEVKAGINPTLAINPEMSFPSGPAGHGAKYATSKILAHRATIGWMRVHEPQFSLVTLHPTFVLGRDLTQQTSKPNGVNAYLMATLTNPPGGKPVVPASMVDVRDVSLTVLRSLDVELGREELVTEYLVVGDPTCYDDVVEFVKTKYPAIPVNTEGPYDEPFTVDTSRTEKELGITRWHSMEEMVSSVLDQQLEIRGREGMAAL; this is translated from the exons ATGGCGTTGCGAATCTTCATCACCGGTGGCACCGGCTTCATCGGCTCTCAAGTCGTGCTCGATGCCCTCAAGGCGGGCCACCAACTTCGCTTGAGTGTCAGGCGGGAGGCTCaagttgaggaggtcaaggcaCGGTTCCCCCAGCACGCTTCCAAGCTCGACTTTGCCGTCATCCCCAACATCGACAACGCCGAGGCAATTCGGTCCGCTCTGTCCAACGACATCAATGCCATCTTCCATCTCGCCTCACCCGTACCAGGCAAAGTTGACGACTTCAAGACTGAATATCTGCAACCCGCTGTCGCAGGGACTGAAGCAATATTAAACGCTGCTGCGGAGACGCCGACCGTGAAGAGAGTAATCATCATGTCGTCcatcttggccttgatgccCCCGGACAGCATGAACACCCCAGGTCTGGAAGTCAAAG CCGGTATCAATCCAACCCTTGCCATCAACCCGGAGATGTCCTTCCCGTCTGGCCCCGCGGGCCATGGAGCCAAGTACGCAACCTCCAAGATCCTCGCTCATCGAGCCACGATTGGATGGATGCGGGTTCATGAGCCTCAGTTCTCCTTAGTGACGTTGCATCCGACCTTTGTCCTCGGGAGGGATCTCACCCAACAGACATCCAAACCAAACGGCGTCAATGCCTATCTCATGGCAactctcaccaacccccctggTGGCAAGCCGGTTGTGCCTGCGTCAATGGTGGATGTCCGTGATGTAAGCTTGACGGTGCTGCGAAGTCTTGATGTGGAGTTGGGTCGGGAAGAGTTGGTGACTGAATacttggtggttggggacCCAACATGCtatgatgatgttgtggaGTTTGTCAAGACAAAATATCCCGCCATACCCGTCAACACTGAGGGCCCATACGACGAGCCTTTCACTGTCGATACGAGCCGTACCGAGAAGGAGCTCGGCATCACTCGATGGCACAgcatggaggagatggtaTCGAGTGTTTTGGATCAGCAGCTGGAAATTCGGGGCCGGGAAGGAATGGCAGCATTGTGA
- a CDS encoding hypothetical protein (CAZy:GH55; EggNog:ENOG503NW2N; COG:G) has protein sequence MSCPRVIASTTPGWYCCHGGPCRACTCVVQDSSDHGAAIHLPPAMNAVSYVQETLSDETWDTWTDTCSIRLDAAGHQCSSRTFFSPSLSVNNRLGLFNYHFFQYPNLTHHHYEIAGTTTMGLSKLSTLLLLAIGVVSPSVAAPAPRQESVWWLSTIKRQGNAAFNADPANYKVFRNVQDYGAKGDGATDDTEAINRAISDQNRCGLGCTSQTTTPGLVYFPPGTYRVSKPIIPYYYTQMVGDAINPPTLKATADFEGMAVIDADPYENDGRNWWTNQNNFFRQVRNFVIDIKDMPFDKGAGIHWQVAQATSLHNIVFNMREDGGSANKQLGIFMDNGSGGFMVDLTFNGGQYGAFFGNQQFTTRNLTFNRCQTAIYMNWNWAWTFQDVHINDCQVGIDMSNGGPEGQTVGSVLMVDSVFTNTPTGIKTAYNSDSPQTNGTLILDNVDFSGSQQAVLNNATQSVILEGNQKVDFFVQGKTYGGAVSGAAAGRAVQSAQQNVRKPASLLDQATGKVFTRTKPQYEDVPVGNFVSVKSQGAKGDGKTDDTDAIQKIFDSVTPDQVVYFDHGAYIITKTVKVPKDIKITGEIWPLILAGGDQFFKDQANPKPVFQVGQPGDVGNVEMSDLIFGTAGPQPGAIIMEWNVKGTTPGAAGLWDVHTRIGGYRGTELELEQCAKNPNVTNTIPEQCFGSFMMLHIPAGGSAYLENTWYWVADHSLEPEAKDGQIDVFNGRGVLIEGEGPVWGWATASEHSVLQNYQFNNASNIWLALIQTETPYFQGNPDATKPFTVNPTYADPDFEKSCANSSDPTCKRAWGVRAINSKDIFIYGAGLYSFFDNYGQDCVKSQDCQVNMVSLEDSAVHFYGLSTKASVNMLTVNGEGVALDKDNRNNFCATLALFTSEPQAQAA, from the exons ATGAGCTGTCCAAGAGTCatcgcctccaccaccccag GTTGGTACTGCTGTCACGGCGGACCTTGTCGTGCTTGTACCTGCGTGGTGCAAGACAGCAGTGATCATGGGGCGGCTATTCACTTGCCACCAGCTATGAATGCCGTCAGTTACGTCCAGGAAACCCTGTCTGATGAAACATGGGACACATGGACCGACACATGCAGTATAAGACTGGATGCCGCCGGACACCAATGCAGCTCCCGGACCTTTTTCTCACCCTCACTCAGCGTAAACAACAGGCTTGGGCTGTTTAACTACCACTTCTTCCAATATCCCAATCTGACG CACCACCATTACGAGATAGCTGGCACTACCACGATGGGTCTCTCAAAACTCTCCACGTTACTATTACTGGCGATAGGGGTCGTCTCACCTTCCGTTGCGGCCCCAGCCCCTCGCCAGGAATCTGTCTGGTGGCTCAGTACCATCAAGCGGCAAGGTAACGCTGCCTTCAACGCCGACCCTGCCAACTACAAGGTCTTCCGCAATGTTCAAGACTACGGTGCCAAGGGCGATGGCGCCACCGATGATACCGAGGCCATCAACAGGGCCATCAGCGACCAGAACCGCTGTGGTCTCGGCTGCACCTCTCAAACCACGACTCCCGGTCTTGTGTACTTCCCTCCCGGCACCTACCGCGTCAGCAAGCCGATCATTCCCTACTACTACACCCAGATGGTCGGTGATGCCATCAACCCTCCGACTCTCAAGGCCACCGCCGACTTTGAAGGCATGGCCGTGATTGACGCTGATCCCTACGAGAATGACGGCCGCAACTGGTGGACCAACCAAAACAACTTCTTCCGCCAGGTTCGCAACTTTGTCATCGACATCAAGGACATGCCTTTCGACAAGGGTGCCGGCATCCACTGGCAGGTCGCCCAGGCCACCAGTCTGCACAATATTGTCTTCAACATGCGTGAGGACGGTGGTTCCGCGAACAAGCAGCTGGGTATCTTCATGGACAACGGCTCCGGCGGTTTCATGGTTGATCTTACCTTCAATGGTGGCCAGTATGGTGCCTTCTTTGGCAATCAGCAGTTCACTACCCGcaacctcaccttcaaccGCTGCCAGACTGCCATCTACATGAACTGGAACTGGGCTTGGACTTTCCAGGACGTTCACATCAACGACTGCCAAGTCGGTATTGACATGTCCAACGGTGGGCCTGAGGGTCAGACTGTCGGGTCTGTCTTGATGGTTGACAGCGTTTTtaccaacacccccaccggTATCAAGACTGCGTACAACTCCGATTCTCCCCAGACCAATGGCACCCTCATTCTGGACAACGTTGACTTCTCGGGTTCTCAGCAAGCTGTTCTGAACAATGCCACCCAGTCTGTGATTCTCGAGGGCAACCAAAAGGTGGACTTTTTCGTCCAAGGCAAGACCTACGGCGGAGCTGTCAGCGGAGCTGCTGCCGGCCGTGCTGTACAAAGCGCCCAGCAGAACGTCCGGAAGCCTGCCTCTCTGCTCGACCAGGCCACTGGCAAGGTCTTCACCCGCACCAAGCCTCAATACGAGGACGTCCCGGTTGGCAACTTTGTTAGCGTCAAGTCCCAAGGTGCCAAGGGCGATGGCAAGACGGACGACACCGACGCCATCCAGAAGATCTTTGACAGCGTTACTCCTGATCAAGTTGTCTACTTTGACCATGGTGCctacatcatcaccaagactGTCAAGGTCCCCAAGGACATCAAAATCACTGGCGAGATTTGGCCTCTAATCCTTGCTGGAGGTGACCAGTTCTTCAAGGACCAggccaaccccaagcccGTCTTCCAGGTTGGCCAGCCCGGTGATGTTGGCAACGTTGAGATGTCTGATCTCATCTTCGGCACTGCTGGTCCCCAGCCCggcgccatcatcatggagTGGAACGTCAAGGGTACTACGCCTGGCGCTGCCGGCCTCTGGGATGTCCACACCCGCATCGGTGGGTACCGCGGCACCGAGCTTGAACTGGAGCAGTGTGCAAAGAACCCCaacgtcaccaacaccattcCCGAGCAGTGCTTTGGTTCTTTCATGATGCTCCACATCCCGGCCGGTGGCAGCGCCTACCTCGAGAACACGTGGTATTGGGTTGCCGACCACTCTCTCGAGCCCGAGGCCAAGGACGGTCAGATTGACGTCTTCAACGGCCGCGGTGTCCTCATCGAGGGAGAAGGACCCGTCTGGGGCTGGGCCACCGCCTCTGAGCACTCGGTCCTCCAAAACTACCAGTTCAACAACGCCTCCAACATCTGGCTCGCCCTCATCCAGACCGAGACCCCGTACTTCCAAGGCAACCCCGACGCGACCAAGCCCTTCACCGTCAACCCCACCTATGCCGACCCTGACTTTGAGAAGTCGTGCGCCAACTCGAGCGACCCGACCTGCAAGAGAGCGTGGGGTGTCCGGGCTATTAACTCCAAGGACATCTTCATCTACGGCGCGGGTCTCTACTCCTTCTTTGACAACTACGGCCAGGACTGCGTCAAGAGCCAGGACTGCCAGGTCAACATGGTGTCTCTCGAGGACTCTGCGGTGCACTTTTACGGCCTTAGCACCAAGGCCAGCGTCAACATGTTGACTGTCAACGGCGAGGGCGTTGCTCTCGACAAGGACAACAGGAACAACTTTTGCGCCACCCTTGCGCTGTTCACGTCGGAGCCTCAGGCCCAGGCTGCCTAG
- the APA2 gene encoding bifunctional AP-4-A phosphorylase/ADP sulfurylase (COG:F; EggNog:ENOG503NYMG): MATTPSNKMRPTPHLPPNLPSLVATAFSRSVATKTVNFYPTSVTLLTINSIPFQLRYSPSLASKPKPPSVTTPKLFFNPFASPTQEMLITPFGTSPPSHNLVLNKFAVVPEHFILSTSAFKPQTHLLEADDLAAAYACIDAYARHNKELFVFFNSGDHSGASQPHRHLQLLPVENMKEGLEGEWDVLAKGLTDPNTRGKLPFEVFARDIEGLGGDGEELRRVYLELYNQACEAVLGVAEDIKHEGEAQISYNLAMTNNTMAVVPRLTEGGVVRDKDGQEVGNLALNGTVLAGTALVRSEMEWNALREDPDQVNQVLGRIGVPNRAKM; encoded by the exons atggcgaccaccccctccaacaaaatGCGCCCAACGCCCCAtctcccacccaacctcccctccctcgtcgCAACCGCCTTCTCCCGCTCCGTAGCCACCAAAACCGTCAACTTCTACCCCACCTCCGTCACCCTTCTAACCATCAACTCCATTCCT TTCCAACTCCGCTACTCGCCCTCCCTGGCctcaaaacccaaaccccccagcgtcacaacccccaagctcttcttcaaccccttcgcCTCCCCCACACAAGAAATGCTCATCACCCCTTTCGGAACGAGTCCCCCATCGCACAACCTAGTCCTCAACAAATTCGCCGTCGTCCCCGAGCacttcatcctctccacctcagcCTTCAAACCCCAAACTCACCTCCTCGAAGCAGACGACTTGGCAGCTGCCTACGCGTGTATTGATGCGTACGCCCGGCACAACAAAGAGTTGTTCGTCTTCTTTAACTCAGGAGACCACAGCGGGGCGAGCCAGCCCCATCGCCATCTGCAACTGCTCCCGGTGGAGAACatgaaggaggggttggagggggaatgGGATGTTCTTGCTAAGGGATTGACAGACCCAAACACAAGGGGGAAGTTACCGTTTGAGGTTTTTGCTAGGGATATTgaagggttgggtggtgatggagaggaaCTGAGGAGGGTGTATCTGGAGTTGTACAACCAAGCCTGCGAAGCAGTGTTGGGAGTAGCGGAGGATATCAAACACGAGGGCGAAGCGCAGATAAGTTACAACCTCGCCATGACAAACAACAcaatggcggtggtgccgcGGTTgacagagggaggggtggtcaGGGATAAAGACGGGCAAGAGGTGGGAAACTTAGCGCTCAACGGGACTGTCCTCGCGGGGACGGCGCTGGTAAGGTCAGAGATGGAGTGGAATGCCCTGAGAGAGGATCCAGACCAAGTCAACCAAGTGTTGGGGAGGATAGGTGTGCCTAACCGGGCCAAGATGTAA
- a CDS encoding hypothetical protein (EggNog:ENOG503P5DU), with the protein MLFKRGSSQMDEGHWGTSIPNSRAAEKSKAAVKIDRRRREGLRGKKASQRQARQLDGWELNSRGECGLPAKGGLDLFINLMRPQVDMLWPVQDLLPSAAWAAEFKSDIAKTPQLLLPHDMSFNTTSLLNTNGVDESGSQHLPPSGLGIYDQRAFPMRSGSIGNSATFLAADEQTGLNRSSPYVSVSHYSHPQSQPTDPRTNWHQSTTANLLSEQGLSNPSYWQQSGEPAAVTSFVSSHGGDHWDQETGFGANAVMMEYNQSHHYTLGHNTLPQTDHGLGHGLPLQDLPFSAPSAMSEDDDFDYLSNPFPNMLYDSSSGSFSSTGASDMLEAMALRDSSEPLRSPWPASKEHLGNKTLPCIRPASPHQADAWIWNSNSVHNHLPMFQSCACDSDLPHASSSESIRTSFLADSSSTATSSYPMEIAEQHRPSKGRKTLPDRPVPRLLAAAVLKSNDKPATPQGSKSRRSKSSAEPMSPSVRKTSKLAAKPRHLAALPALTPNPRTRSQSSPGPSPSLYEAGEEVTEAELADRKAKDEFLIASRQKGMTYKQIRQEGGYTEAESTLRGRYRALTKSREERVRKPEWSEMDLILLERGVRELSPPTSNRDNNSEGPQSTKVPWKRVAEYIVQNGGSYHFGNSTCRKKWDELVKEQTALGKDPRVPFFEQNTRVMRAAFGDMLRGQGGGCRYGRE; encoded by the exons ATGCTTTTCAAGCGGGGCTCTTCACAAATGGACGAAGGTCATTGGGGCACGTCCATCCCCAATTCGAGAGCAGCAGAGAAGTCGAAAGCAGCGGTGAAGATAgacaggagaaggagagaggggCTCCGTGGCAAGAAGGCCAGCCAAAGACAAGCAAGACAGTTGGATGGTTGGGAGTTGAACAGCAGAGGCGAGTGCGGTCTGCCGGCGAAGGGCGGCCTCGACTTGTTTATCAACTTGATGAGACCCCAGGTAGATATGCTCTGGCCTGTACAGGACCTTCTTCCTTCTGCAGCTTGGGCAGCAGAATTCAAGTCAGACATCGCTAAAACACCACAGCTCCTCCTGCCCCACGACATGTCTTTCAACACGACCTCGctgctcaacaccaacgggGTCGATGAGAGTGGATCCCAGCACTTGCCACCTTCTGGCCTTGGGATTTACGATCAGAGAGCTTTTCCGATGCGATCAGGCAGCATAGGCAACAGTGCGACTTTTCTG GCAGCAGACGAACAGACTGGTTTGAATCGCTCTTCACCTTATGTTTCAGTTTCACATTATTCCCACCCTCAGTCTCAGCCAACAGATCCGAGGACAAACTGGCATCAGTCGACCACCGCAAACCTTCTTTCTGAACAGggcctctccaacccctcctatTGGCAACAGAGCGGTGAACCGGCCGCGGTAACTTCGTTTGTCTCTTCTCATGGTGGAGACCACTGGGATCAAGAGACCGGGTTCGGAGCCAACgctgtgatgatggagtACAATCAGAGCCATCACTACACCTTGGGCCACAACACGCTCCCACAAACGGACCATGGGCTGGGTCATGGACTTCCTCTGCAAGACCTCCCATTCTCTGCTCCAAGTGCGATgtcggaggatgatgacTTCGACTATCTCAGTAACCCATTTCCAAATATGCTTTACGATTCCTCCAGCGGCAGCTTCTCGTCAACTGGCGCGTCAGACATGTTGGAAGCCATGGCTCTGAGAGACAGCAGCGAACCTCTTCGATCCCCCTGGCCAGCGTCGAAAGAGCACCTCGGGAACAAGACGCTTCCGTGCATCAGACCTGCTTCCCCACACCAAGCCGATGCTTGGATCTGGAACTCGAACTCGGTACACAATCATCTGCCCATGTTTCAATCCTGTGCCTGCGACTCTGATCTTCCCCATGCCTCATCGTCCGAGTCCATCCGAACAAGCTTTCTGGCGGACTCGTCCTCTACTGCTACGTCCTCTTATCCCATGGAAATCGCCGAGCAACATCGCCCGTCCAAAGGACGCAAGACTCTACCTGACCGACCGGTGCCACGCCTACTGGCAGCTGCCGTGCTCAAGAGCAATGACAAGCCGGCCACCCCTCAAGGAAGCAAGTCTCGCCGGTCAAAAAGCTCAGCCGAGCCCATGTCACCTTCAGTCAGAAAGACCAGCAAGCTGGCCGCCAAACCGAGACATCTCGCAGCTCTGCCAGCCTTGACACCGAACCCTCGCACTCGTTCTCAGTCTTCACCAGGTCCGAGTCCATCCTTGTACGAAGCCGGCGAAGAAGTGACCGAGGCCGAGTTGGCCGATCGCAAGGCCAAGGACGAGTTCCTTATCGCCAGCCGGCAAAAGGGAATGACGTACAAGCAGATCCGCCAGGAGGGTGGCTACACTGAGGCCGAGTCGACTCTCCGAGGCCGGTATCGTGCTCTGACCAAGAgtagggaggagagggtgaggaagccGGAGTGGTCCGAGATGGAT TTGATCCTTCTCGAGCGAGGTGTCCGCGAGCTATCACCCCCTACCTCGAATCGTGACAATAATTCGGAGGGCCCACAGTCGACCAAGGTTCCGTGGAAGAGGGTGGCCGAGTATATTGTCCAGAACGGGGGCAGCTATCACTTTGGTAATTCGACTTGCCGTAAGAAGTGGGAtgagttggtgaaggagcagACGGCGCTAGGCAAGGATCCCAGGGTGCCGTTCTTTGAGCAGAATACCAGAGTCATGAGAGCGGCTTTTGGGGACATGCTGCGGGGgcaagggggtggttgtcgGTATGGTCGTGAGTGA